From Levilactobacillus zymae, a single genomic window includes:
- the rbsD gene encoding D-ribose pyranase produces the protein MKKTTVINSELSTVIAGMGHMDWLSIGDAGMPVPMGTKKIDLALTKQLPSFLDVLKNVLSELEVQKIYLAEEMKTQNPEQLQAVKDLMPNVEIEFMPHSQLKKDLAQTHAFVRTGEMTPFSNIILESGVTF, from the coding sequence ATGAAGAAAACTACTGTGATCAACTCAGAACTCTCAACCGTTATCGCTGGCATGGGCCACATGGATTGGCTAAGCATCGGCGACGCCGGGATGCCCGTCCCAATGGGTACCAAGAAGATCGACTTAGCCTTGACTAAGCAACTGCCCAGCTTCTTAGACGTCTTGAAGAATGTACTGAGTGAACTTGAAGTGCAAAAGATTTACTTGGCTGAAGAAATGAAGACCCAAAACCCTGAACAACTACAAGCGGTTAAGGACCTAATGCCGAACGTCGAAATCGAATTCATGCCCCACAGTCAGTTGAAGAAGGACTTAGCCCAAACGCACGCCTTCGTCCGGACTGGTGAAATGACACCTTTCTCCAACATCATTTTGGAATCCGGCGTCACCTTCTAA
- the cls gene encoding cardiolipin synthase: protein MSISAIIEAIIILNAVLAFLTVFREKRDIAATWAWMLVLVLVPIVGFIAYAFIGRKLPKGRMFRLQHQVAMQLDERLQQQRQKLGKQIMPADRISHSVINMVNMFMSTDQAFLARQNKVQVITDGHDLFRMMMEDIEQATSSVHIEFYTFYNDRIGNEILDLLVQKARAGVEVRVIYDPWGSMGTWKRFFKPLMDAGGHVEPFLGTRSAVIDFRLNFRDHRKIVTVDGRVGYVGGFNIGDQYLGRKEKFGYWRDTHLRIIGSGVFSLQARFMLDWNATDRDHPFDDQKINPRYFPLTTVKGETSLQIVSSGPDSDLQQIKMGYMRMIQTAEKSLWIQTPYLIPDDSVLDSLRIAAMAGIDVRIMIPDKPDHAFVYRATQYYARQLANDGVKIYYYHNGFIHAKTMVVDGKLASVGSANMDYRSFKLNFEINAFIYDEQIATQLENIFKIDMTHSELITPEKFDQQSWYLKFKQTASRLLSPIL, encoded by the coding sequence GTGAGTATTTCTGCAATTATTGAAGCGATTATTATCCTGAACGCGGTGTTGGCCTTTCTAACGGTGTTTAGAGAGAAACGCGACATCGCCGCAACTTGGGCCTGGATGCTAGTGCTAGTGCTAGTTCCCATCGTCGGTTTTATTGCCTACGCCTTTATCGGGCGAAAGCTGCCGAAGGGCCGGATGTTTCGGCTGCAACATCAGGTCGCGATGCAGCTGGACGAACGCCTGCAACAGCAACGGCAGAAGCTGGGCAAACAAATCATGCCAGCCGACCGGATCAGCCATTCGGTCATCAACATGGTCAACATGTTCATGTCGACTGATCAAGCCTTCCTGGCCCGCCAAAACAAGGTCCAGGTGATCACGGATGGCCACGATCTCTTTCGCATGATGATGGAAGATATCGAACAGGCCACGTCTAGCGTCCACATCGAATTTTATACGTTTTACAATGACCGGATCGGTAACGAGATTCTCGACCTGCTGGTGCAAAAAGCGCGCGCCGGGGTCGAAGTCCGCGTAATCTATGACCCGTGGGGCTCGATGGGGACTTGGAAACGATTCTTTAAACCCCTAATGGACGCTGGGGGCCACGTAGAACCCTTCCTGGGGACCCGGTCGGCCGTCATCGACTTCCGGCTGAATTTTAGAGATCACCGGAAGATTGTGACCGTCGATGGCCGGGTCGGCTACGTCGGGGGCTTTAACATTGGCGACCAGTACCTAGGGCGTAAGGAAAAGTTTGGTTACTGGCGCGATACTCACTTACGGATCATCGGGTCCGGGGTTTTCTCACTGCAGGCGCGCTTCATGCTCGACTGGAACGCCACGGACCGCGACCATCCCTTTGACGACCAGAAGATCAATCCCCGCTACTTCCCGTTAACGACGGTGAAGGGGGAAACTAGTTTGCAGATTGTATCTAGCGGACCGGACTCCGATCTCCAGCAGATCAAGATGGGCTATATGCGGATGATCCAGACGGCCGAAAAGAGTCTGTGGATTCAGACGCCGTACCTGATTCCCGACGACAGTGTCTTGGATTCGCTGCGGATTGCGGCCATGGCCGGCATTGATGTGCGCATCATGATTCCGGACAAGCCGGACCACGCCTTCGTGTACCGGGCGACGCAATATTATGCGCGGCAGTTGGCTAACGATGGCGTTAAAATTTATTACTACCATAATGGCTTCATTCACGCCAAGACCATGGTGGTCGATGGTAAGTTAGCCTCCGTGGGCTCGGCCAACATGGACTATCGGAGCTTTAAGTTAAACTTCGAAATTAACGCGTTTATCTACGACGAGCAAATCGCCACGCAATTAGAGAATATTTTCAAAATTGACATGACCCATAGTGAACTGATTACGCCGGAGAAGTTCGACCAACAGTCGTGGTACTTGAAGTTCAAGCAGACGGCTTCACGGCTGCTTTCACCAATTCTATAA
- a CDS encoding AAC(3) family N-acetyltransferase — MSAWQQKPITAVVTAQELADQLLALGLQETDSCLVHTALSQFGYIPGGEQTVVSVLKRVLRQGNIVMPAQTADYSDPGGWELPPATPAAAERIHASMPPFDRHLSPTHFIGKTPEYFRTLPGTVRSGHPLYSLCAGGQNSVEICETTTYDLPFGPASPLQKLYALDGKVVMLGTDYASCTVLHLAESTIDRPQFTETAPVWQDDRPVWTTFKNVALAPYHDFNTLGARFEQAHPRAVQRLTVVPGTITVVAIRPLVNFAREYYRQKDRRQLSRLKHHSS, encoded by the coding sequence ATGTCGGCATGGCAGCAAAAACCAATTACGGCCGTGGTAACCGCGCAGGAGTTAGCAGATCAACTCCTGGCGCTAGGCCTGCAAGAGACCGATAGTTGTTTAGTACATACAGCGTTGAGCCAGTTTGGCTACATTCCTGGTGGTGAGCAGACCGTGGTGTCGGTTCTTAAACGGGTGTTGCGGCAGGGCAACATCGTCATGCCCGCGCAGACCGCTGACTATTCCGATCCTGGTGGCTGGGAACTGCCACCGGCCACCCCCGCAGCGGCTGAACGGATTCACGCCAGTATGCCACCCTTTGACCGTCATCTGAGTCCGACTCACTTTATCGGGAAGACGCCGGAGTATTTTCGGACCCTGCCGGGAACAGTCCGGAGTGGCCATCCGCTCTATTCGTTGTGTGCTGGGGGGCAGAATAGTGTGGAAATCTGTGAGACCACCACTTACGATCTGCCGTTTGGCCCCGCTAGTCCGCTGCAGAAGCTCTACGCCTTAGATGGGAAGGTAGTCATGCTCGGTACTGATTATGCGAGCTGTACGGTCCTACATCTGGCGGAATCCACGATCGATCGGCCGCAGTTTACCGAAACGGCCCCGGTCTGGCAAGACGATCGGCCGGTGTGGACCACCTTTAAAAACGTGGCGCTGGCGCCGTACCATGATTTTAATACCCTGGGGGCGCGGTTTGAACAAGCCCATCCGCGGGCCGTTCAGCGGCTAACGGTGGTGCCCGGGACCATTACCGTGGTGGCCATTCGACCATTGGTTAACTTTGCCCGGGAGTATTACCGGCAGAAGGACCGGCGGCAACTGTCCCGCCTAAAACACCATTCGTCATAA
- a CDS encoding DUF2207 domain-containing protein codes for MRQRWYWGWVLLGLVVVGNLSPVTAHADYQIAAYRTQIDIHKNGNATLTQHVTYRFDDDYHGVFVVQDLRGIKGGRLTGVIAQLNGQTPRTVSAATTGATNTYQLTQSAARLKAKVYRPVTDGDTLRVTYHLALTGVVTNYTDTAELNWKVIGTGWEVPLRQVKVTLQLPATRITQLQAWTHGPLTGHTQVDRQRGRVILTVPQVAAQTAVESQLLFPTSVTPLAPRVAQKKKAAVQRQEAQLAQQANAKRQRQRWLVGGSLAVLVAATLIVAGLDVRWFRRHPGNRYPHPIPIPHSFDVPTVAPAVAESLVDEAAPNTNALTGEILRAASRRQLSLTAEKQGRHQTMRLTRKADLDNSFLTHCFQTIGQDGSFTLADLKQYGKKDQQGRLGQWFHQWQEEVNRDVEPYQDADNVALRQRYLTRGLRLTLLLVLTAGVSWVVNATVGAWVTGLSGLGLIVLWVSVWRLRQHIDRNNAAGLILVNDIGGFRRMLKDIGHFDTAQIGDLILWEDILPYAAAFGLSKQVIAKLKVDFGADALAAGFVGFYIGTGNYGLADFGDAINSGISGSLQVSGSASSTTGGSGGFSGGSSGGFGGGSGGGAF; via the coding sequence ATGCGACAGCGTTGGTACTGGGGCTGGGTTCTGTTGGGACTGGTCGTGGTGGGGAATCTATCTCCCGTGACCGCCCACGCCGACTATCAGATTGCGGCGTATCGAACCCAGATTGACATACATAAAAACGGGAACGCGACTCTCACGCAACACGTGACTTATCGGTTCGACGATGACTACCACGGCGTCTTCGTGGTCCAAGACTTACGGGGAATCAAGGGTGGCCGTTTGACGGGGGTGATCGCCCAACTGAATGGCCAGACGCCGCGGACCGTTTCCGCCGCAACGACGGGGGCGACCAATACTTATCAGTTGACCCAATCAGCGGCGCGCCTGAAGGCTAAGGTCTACCGGCCGGTCACGGACGGGGATACCTTGCGGGTCACGTATCACCTGGCACTAACCGGCGTGGTCACGAACTACACCGACACCGCCGAACTGAATTGGAAGGTGATTGGGACCGGCTGGGAAGTCCCGTTGCGTCAGGTTAAAGTGACCCTGCAACTGCCGGCCACACGGATTACCCAGCTGCAGGCTTGGACGCACGGTCCACTGACGGGGCACACCCAGGTCGACCGGCAACGCGGCCGGGTCATCCTGACCGTGCCACAGGTCGCCGCGCAAACGGCCGTCGAAAGTCAGCTGCTGTTTCCCACCAGCGTGACACCACTAGCACCACGCGTGGCGCAGAAGAAAAAGGCCGCCGTCCAACGGCAAGAGGCGCAGCTGGCCCAACAGGCTAACGCCAAACGCCAGCGGCAACGCTGGTTAGTGGGCGGGAGCTTGGCTGTACTGGTAGCGGCGACCCTGATCGTTGCGGGGCTGGACGTCCGGTGGTTCCGCCGCCATCCGGGCAACCGCTACCCGCACCCCATTCCGATTCCACACTCATTTGACGTGCCCACCGTGGCCCCGGCCGTAGCGGAGTCGTTAGTGGACGAAGCGGCGCCGAACACCAACGCGCTGACCGGAGAAATCTTGCGGGCGGCGAGTCGGCGGCAGCTGAGCCTGACCGCCGAAAAGCAGGGGCGGCACCAGACCATGCGGTTGACGCGCAAGGCCGACCTGGATAATTCGTTTTTGACCCACTGCTTTCAAACCATCGGCCAGGACGGTTCGTTTACGTTGGCTGATTTGAAACAGTACGGAAAAAAGGACCAACAGGGCCGCCTCGGCCAGTGGTTCCACCAGTGGCAAGAAGAGGTCAACCGCGACGTTGAGCCCTATCAAGACGCCGATAACGTGGCACTGCGCCAACGATATCTGACGCGCGGCTTGCGGTTGACCCTTCTCCTGGTCTTAACGGCCGGGGTGAGCTGGGTGGTTAACGCCACCGTGGGCGCTTGGGTGACCGGCCTGAGTGGCCTGGGCCTCATCGTTTTGTGGGTCAGCGTGTGGCGACTGCGCCAGCATATCGACCGCAATAACGCGGCTGGGTTGATCCTGGTCAACGACATCGGCGGTTTTCGCCGGATGTTAAAGGACATTGGTCACTTCGACACCGCTCAAATTGGCGACCTGATCCTGTGGGAAGATATCCTACCCTACGCCGCGGCGTTCGGGCTGTCCAAGCAGGTCATCGCTAAACTAAAGGTCGACTTCGGCGCCGATGCCCTAGCGGCCGGATTTGTCGGTTTCTATATCGGTACCGGTAACTACGGCTTGGCCGATTTTGGGGACGCGATTAATTCTGGAATTTCCGGCTCACTTCAAGTTTCGGGGAGCGCTAGTTCCACCACGGGCGGCTCCGGCGGTTTTTCCGGCGGTAGTTCGGGTGGTTTCGGTGGCGGCTCCGGTGGCGGGGCGTTTTAA
- the fucP gene encoding L-fucose:H+ symporter permease — MQAAETNKHGWTQLADGYLSKTPIFQFILVSLIFPLWGTAASLNDILITQFKTVFQLNDAATAFVQSAFYGGYFLIAIPASLIIKKNSYKFAIMTGLIFYIVGCGLFFPASRVATYSMFLVAIFAIAIGLSFLETSCDTYSSMLGPKQYSTMRLNISQTLVPLGDIMGIVLGKYLIFGSVGNLSEKMSSMHGAARIAYGEKMLQLTLRPYKYILIVLIVMLVIFALTPMPRAKATAQSSEAKEAEEEKPSLGETIKYLSHNKRYMKGVLTQFFYAGVQTTVWSFTIRLALNLDNKITDSAASTFMIYSYIAWFVGKLVANVFISRYSITRVLTWFSLLGTLSLVVTFTIPSMIAVYTAILTSFFFGPEWPTIYTHTLDAITEKKYTETGGAIIVMALIGGAIIPAIQGLVSDMTGSMQFSFIVPAIGYLIITLYFFFEHRFEVKHPELMQEH; from the coding sequence ATGCAAGCAGCTGAAACAAACAAGCACGGTTGGACGCAGCTGGCTGACGGTTACTTAAGCAAGACCCCGATTTTCCAATTTATCCTGGTCTCCTTGATCTTCCCACTATGGGGAACCGCCGCTAGTTTAAACGATATCTTAATCACCCAGTTCAAGACGGTTTTCCAATTAAACGATGCCGCCACGGCCTTTGTCCAAAGTGCCTTTTACGGGGGTTACTTCTTAATTGCGATTCCGGCCTCATTAATTATTAAGAAAAATAGTTATAAATTTGCCATTATGACCGGTTTAATCTTCTACATCGTTGGTTGTGGCCTGTTCTTCCCCGCTTCACGGGTAGCCACTTACAGCATGTTCTTGGTTGCCATCTTCGCGATTGCGATTGGGTTGAGCTTCCTGGAAACCTCCTGTGATACATACAGTTCCATGTTAGGACCGAAACAGTACTCCACGATGCGGCTCAACATCTCCCAGACCTTAGTACCGTTAGGGGATATCATGGGGATCGTCTTAGGGAAGTACCTGATCTTCGGTTCCGTGGGTAACTTATCCGAAAAGATGAGTTCCATGCACGGTGCTGCACGGATTGCCTACGGGGAAAAGATGTTACAACTGACCCTGCGGCCTTACAAGTACATCCTGATCGTGTTGATCGTGATGTTGGTCATCTTCGCGTTGACCCCAATGCCACGGGCCAAGGCCACGGCACAATCCTCCGAAGCCAAAGAAGCTGAAGAAGAAAAGCCAAGCCTGGGCGAAACCATCAAGTACCTCTCCCACAACAAGCGTTACATGAAGGGTGTTTTAACCCAATTCTTCTACGCTGGTGTGCAAACGACGGTTTGGTCCTTCACGATTCGTTTGGCCCTGAACCTGGACAACAAGATCACGGATAGTGCCGCTTCGACCTTCATGATCTACAGTTACATTGCCTGGTTCGTTGGTAAGTTAGTGGCTAACGTCTTCATCAGCCGTTACTCCATCACCCGTGTCTTAACCTGGTTCTCCCTGTTAGGGACCTTGTCTCTGGTCGTGACCTTCACGATCCCAAGTATGATTGCCGTTTACACGGCCATCTTAACTAGTTTCTTCTTCGGTCCAGAATGGCCAACGATTTACACCCACACGTTGGATGCCATCACCGAAAAGAAGTACACCGAAACTGGTGGTGCCATCATCGTTATGGCCCTGATCGGTGGCGCGATTATCCCCGCCATCCAAGGGTTGGTCTCCGACATGACCGGTTCGATGCAGTTCTCCTTCATCGTCCCAGCCATCGGTTACCTGATCATCACGCTGTACTTCTTCTTCGAACACCGCTTCGAAGTTAAGCACCCTGAACTGATGCAAGAACACTAA
- a CDS encoding YfhO family protein codes for MKIAHHRWPLALVYTLAFGVIAALSFGVLALANRTLIWNMDGITQHYPVMLELHRLLAQQGLLGVTGWSWTFGLGADKLTTLAYYVLGDPFAYVLALLPVRFLETGYGVFIVLRLYATGLAFLPLAKRYHFTPLAQLLGTVAYAFTGYSLMVGVHHPFFLLPMIWFPLLLVGIDRLYHGCNWTFLGLVTGLTILSNFYFAYILGLGSLIYAVIRYWSLKTSGELAISLGSAVRRCLAAAVSGALLAGVLMLPSLLMMLHSTRAAATFANGLWLYPFSYYLKLGNAVLTTGNVLSYWAILGMSSLGFLGCVDVLVHWKRHRWLALTLVLVLLGLGIPAVAAFFNVFSTPSNRWLLLAAVPVTLALMTLVDHLPTLTAKDRRWLGGATAGLLVVVYFSNGLVFDNPGRNLITYGLLLATAAVLVGSGQQPVNITRVLIGTLLGLNLVANAWGYYDPNAGTQATQQLRRHDATQYLKDYYDGAQTVPQADRVFNRVSSLPNYNLFRTVGNNFTMAHQLHGIMSYFSVENGYVGQFSQDLQNSQYAMNSPITQADNRTAMANLLGVKYLFARQDQLANQVATSYGYHAAKKVFNERAVYGLSNGTGTQVMTTDLAFPLVYSQPRALTQAQWRRLSAPDRERSLTQAAVVSRRQAGVPAATYHSEQRTLDYTVTPNTVPVIDSVNKVVQYRLQQATAGQKGNLNQKQTANFGATLQEPELKTDSNGLLSDRDLQANAPLVQLNKRRAALERVLLQNQHIIDQTQQANSHGLRQMTSDAQGHPLSYTLTLTNPQAAQGTELYLELDGIQAEKLTTREQLQAQDNTSVLGLTPRSDLTKLNAWRDAVSNPDLGDYWVTAKTRNQSKAFSQFGIDNLSDYEPKHRVLLNLGYSRQRRQTVDITFNTTHRLSFKSVKLIAMPFNSQYDRQVHAAQRRGLRNGRVSDNRVTGTLTLTRPGVLTTSIPYSTGWRLTVDGQPTATQVVNDGFVGAQLPAGTHRIRLTYRTPGLGGGLGATLLGAIILLGATWWWDWRRPAD; via the coding sequence ATGAAGATAGCACATCACCGGTGGCCGTTAGCACTGGTGTACACGCTTGCATTCGGCGTCATCGCGGCGTTAAGTTTTGGGGTCTTGGCGTTAGCGAACCGGACGTTGATTTGGAATATGGACGGGATTACCCAGCATTATCCGGTCATGCTTGAGCTGCACCGTCTGTTGGCTCAACAGGGGTTGTTAGGGGTTACCGGGTGGTCGTGGACCTTTGGCTTAGGGGCGGATAAGTTAACCACATTAGCCTATTATGTTCTGGGGGATCCCTTCGCCTACGTGCTGGCCCTGCTGCCGGTACGCTTTCTAGAGACCGGTTACGGTGTTTTTATCGTGTTGCGGCTATACGCCACGGGTTTGGCGTTTCTGCCCCTGGCTAAGCGCTACCACTTTACGCCGTTAGCTCAGTTACTGGGCACGGTGGCCTACGCGTTTACCGGGTATTCGTTAATGGTCGGCGTTCACCACCCGTTCTTTTTGCTGCCAATGATTTGGTTCCCGCTCCTGTTAGTGGGGATCGATCGGCTCTATCACGGGTGCAACTGGACCTTCTTAGGCTTAGTGACCGGGTTAACCATCCTAAGTAACTTTTACTTTGCGTACATTTTAGGTTTGGGAAGCCTGATTTATGCCGTGATTCGTTATTGGTCGTTGAAGACCAGCGGCGAGCTAGCGATTAGCCTAGGAAGTGCCGTCCGGCGGTGTTTGGCCGCCGCGGTGAGTGGTGCCCTCTTGGCGGGCGTTTTAATGCTGCCATCGCTGTTGATGATGCTACATTCGACTCGGGCGGCGGCAACCTTTGCCAATGGCCTGTGGCTCTATCCGTTCAGTTACTACCTTAAGCTTGGCAACGCTGTGTTGACCACGGGAAATGTCCTGAGCTACTGGGCCATCCTGGGCATGAGCAGTCTGGGATTTCTGGGTTGTGTTGACGTATTGGTCCATTGGAAACGGCACCGCTGGCTGGCTCTGACCCTGGTCCTCGTGCTCTTGGGGCTTGGCATTCCCGCCGTAGCGGCGTTCTTTAACGTCTTCTCGACGCCGTCCAACCGTTGGCTCCTGTTGGCCGCCGTGCCGGTGACCCTGGCGTTGATGACCCTGGTGGATCACCTGCCAACCTTGACGGCCAAGGACCGCCGCTGGTTAGGCGGGGCGACCGCCGGACTATTGGTGGTGGTTTATTTCAGCAACGGGTTAGTCTTTGATAACCCGGGACGTAATTTGATTACTTATGGGTTATTATTGGCAACCGCCGCGGTTTTGGTGGGCAGCGGGCAACAACCCGTGAACATAACCCGGGTTTTAATCGGGACATTATTGGGCCTCAATCTCGTGGCGAACGCTTGGGGGTATTACGATCCCAACGCGGGGACCCAGGCCACGCAACAGCTCCGTCGCCACGACGCCACCCAGTACTTAAAAGATTACTACGACGGTGCCCAGACCGTGCCACAAGCCGATCGGGTGTTTAACCGGGTCAGCAGCCTACCGAACTATAACCTCTTTAGAACGGTGGGGAATAATTTCACCATGGCTCATCAGTTACACGGGATCATGTCATATTTTTCGGTGGAAAACGGGTATGTTGGGCAATTTAGCCAGGACTTACAAAATTCACAATACGCCATGAACTCACCCATTACCCAGGCCGACAACCGAACGGCGATGGCGAATTTGTTAGGGGTGAAGTACCTCTTTGCCCGGCAGGATCAATTAGCCAACCAAGTGGCAACGTCGTATGGTTACCACGCGGCCAAAAAGGTATTTAACGAACGGGCCGTCTACGGGTTATCCAACGGGACCGGCACCCAGGTGATGACGACGGACTTAGCGTTTCCCCTGGTATACAGCCAACCCCGGGCGCTGACCCAGGCCCAGTGGCGACGATTATCGGCACCGGACAGAGAGCGGAGCCTGACCCAGGCTGCCGTGGTGTCCCGGCGACAGGCGGGGGTACCGGCAGCCACCTACCACTCCGAACAGCGGACCCTGGATTATACGGTGACGCCCAACACGGTTCCGGTGATCGATAGCGTTAATAAGGTGGTGCAGTACCGGTTACAACAGGCCACGGCCGGACAGAAGGGTAACTTGAATCAGAAGCAAACGGCGAATTTTGGTGCGACCTTACAGGAACCGGAACTCAAGACCGACAGTAACGGCTTATTAAGCGACCGTGATCTGCAAGCCAACGCCCCCCTGGTCCAACTGAACAAGCGGCGGGCCGCCTTAGAGCGGGTTCTCCTCCAAAATCAACACATCATTGACCAGACGCAACAGGCCAATAGTCACGGGTTGCGGCAGATGACGAGCGATGCGCAGGGACATCCGCTGAGCTATACGTTGACGCTAACTAACCCGCAAGCCGCGCAGGGGACCGAACTTTACTTAGAGCTCGACGGCATTCAGGCCGAAAAGCTCACGACGCGCGAACAATTGCAGGCACAGGACAATACCAGCGTCTTGGGGCTAACCCCACGCTCAGATCTGACCAAGTTAAATGCCTGGCGCGATGCCGTCAGCAATCCCGATCTCGGGGATTATTGGGTAACGGCCAAGACGCGTAATCAGAGTAAGGCCTTCTCCCAATTCGGCATTGATAACCTGTCGGATTATGAACCCAAGCACCGGGTGCTACTTAACCTGGGTTATAGTCGGCAGCGGCGGCAGACCGTTGACATCACGTTTAACACCACCCACCGCTTGTCCTTTAAGTCGGTAAAACTAATCGCGATGCCGTTTAACTCGCAGTACGACCGTCAAGTCCATGCGGCCCAGCGGCGAGGACTGCGGAACGGGCGCGTGAGCGATAATCGGGTAACCGGGACCTTGACCCTAACGCGGCCCGGGGTACTGACCACGTCGATTCCGTATTCAACCGGTTGGCGGTTGACCGTCGATGGGCAACCAACGGCAACACAGGTGGTTAACGACGGGTTTGTGGGGGCGCAGTTACCCGCCGGGACTCATCGGATTCGCTTAACCTACCGCACGCCGGGGCTTGGCGGCGGGCTGGGCGCGACGTTGCTGGGGGCAATCATCCTCCTGGGCGCGACCTGGTGGTGGGATTGGCGCCGACCAGCAGACTAA
- a CDS encoding DNA/RNA non-specific endonuclease — MGKRRRRRRGSSLSIYGALLLVVIGLVGSLSSQGNPTARKITDQASQVINQVAGKSSGSTTTPKQSVATKALARAKYQGTQIVAVNHNQPTFTSSELSLKRGAWQSYGNLDGLNRVTTANAMLSKSIMPTAKRQPLNVTPTGWHNKSYTVNGKRGYLYNRCHLIGYQLTGQNNNWKNLMTGTRSLNDPGMTAYENPVASYLRTHPSDHVRYQVQPVFRGNELVARGVHMQAQSIETKDISYNVYIFNIQAGVKIAYDTGYSQMGDPAAAF; from the coding sequence ATGGGTAAACGTCGTCGCCGTCGTCGCGGGTCGTCGCTCTCCATCTATGGGGCGCTTCTATTAGTGGTGATTGGGTTAGTGGGGAGCCTGAGCAGTCAAGGGAACCCCACGGCTCGCAAAATTACGGACCAAGCCAGTCAAGTCATTAATCAGGTTGCGGGGAAGTCGAGTGGATCAACCACCACCCCCAAGCAATCGGTGGCGACCAAGGCGCTAGCACGGGCCAAGTATCAGGGGACGCAAATCGTGGCGGTCAATCATAATCAGCCGACCTTCACCAGTAGTGAGTTGTCGTTAAAGCGGGGGGCCTGGCAAAGCTATGGTAACCTGGACGGGTTGAACCGGGTCACCACGGCTAACGCGATGTTGAGCAAGAGCATCATGCCCACCGCCAAGCGGCAACCGCTCAACGTGACGCCCACGGGGTGGCACAACAAATCCTACACGGTCAACGGTAAGCGCGGCTACCTGTATAATCGCTGTCACCTGATCGGCTATCAGCTGACGGGGCAGAATAATAATTGGAAGAACTTGATGACCGGGACCCGCTCGCTTAACGATCCGGGCATGACGGCTTACGAGAATCCGGTGGCCAGTTACCTGCGGACGCACCCCAGTGACCACGTGCGCTACCAGGTCCAACCGGTCTTTCGGGGTAACGAACTGGTCGCCCGGGGCGTGCACATGCAGGCCCAGTCGATTGAAACCAAAGATATCAGCTACAACGTCTACATTTTCAACATTCAGGCGGGCGTTAAGATTGCCTACGATACGGGGTACAGCCAGATGGGTGACCCAGCCGCGGCGTTCTAA
- a CDS encoding QueT transporter family protein, whose translation MNSKKSFLGIDSPRDMVLAALVAALYVVVTMALPALSYGVVQVRFSEMFNHLVSFNRRYIVAVTLGVFVANIFGSSLGLLDVVTGTTQTLLALLVMYWLGRYVPNKIGKLILNTVVAVFFMCMIAWEFAFIAKTAFWPTFWANWLSIGAGELASMVVGGIIIYLLSLKIDFTK comes from the coding sequence GTGAATTCTAAGAAAAGTTTTTTAGGGATCGATAGCCCCCGCGACATGGTGCTAGCGGCCCTAGTTGCTGCCCTCTACGTCGTGGTTACGATGGCCTTGCCAGCCCTAAGCTATGGTGTTGTTCAGGTTCGTTTCTCCGAAATGTTCAACCACCTAGTCAGTTTTAACCGGCGTTACATCGTCGCGGTCACGCTGGGCGTCTTTGTCGCTAACATCTTTGGATCCTCGCTGGGTCTCCTCGACGTGGTGACCGGGACCACCCAAACCTTACTGGCCTTACTGGTCATGTACTGGTTGGGACGTTACGTCCCTAATAAGATCGGCAAGCTGATTCTCAACACGGTCGTGGCCGTCTTCTTCATGTGCATGATTGCCTGGGAATTCGCCTTTATCGCCAAAACAGCCTTCTGGCCAACCTTTTGGGCCAACTGGTTATCCATCGGTGCCGGCGAACTCGCCAGCATGGTGGTCGGCGGGATCATTATTTACCTGCTCAGTCTTAAAATCGATTTTACCAAGTAA
- the pcp gene encoding pyroglutamyl-peptidase I, with product MKVLVTGFDPFGKETVNPAWEAVRRLPATIGTATIVKLEVPTVFTQSAAVVHAAIVAEHPDVVLDIGQAGGRAALTPERVAINLDDARIADNAGRRPQDQPIQPTGAAAYFTQLPVKAMVTAIQRAGLPAQVSTTAGTFVCNHLMYQVQYQRATEFPTLRAGFMHIPFLPAQVSQRPNTPSMALSDAVRGITAGIRAIVTANEI from the coding sequence ATGAAAGTATTAGTGACGGGGTTTGACCCGTTTGGTAAGGAGACCGTTAATCCCGCCTGGGAAGCCGTGCGGCGGTTACCCGCGACGATTGGGACGGCTACCATCGTCAAGTTAGAGGTGCCCACGGTATTTACACAGAGTGCGGCGGTCGTTCACGCCGCCATCGTGGCCGAACACCCCGACGTGGTCCTCGACATCGGACAAGCCGGCGGGCGCGCGGCGTTGACGCCCGAGCGGGTAGCCATTAATTTGGATGATGCCCGGATAGCCGATAATGCCGGACGACGCCCCCAAGACCAACCCATTCAACCCACGGGCGCGGCGGCGTACTTTACTCAACTACCGGTCAAAGCGATGGTGACCGCCATTCAACGGGCGGGATTGCCCGCACAGGTCTCGACCACGGCGGGAACCTTCGTTTGTAACCATTTGATGTATCAAGTACAGTATCAACGAGCCACCGAGTTTCCGACATTACGTGCGGGCTTCATGCACATCCCCTTTCTACCGGCCCAAGTCAGCCAGCGGCCGAATACTCCCAGCATGGCGTTAAGTGACGCCGTACGGGGAATCACGGCCGGAATTAGGGCCATTGTGACCGCAAATGAAATCTAA